A window from Nitrospinota bacterium encodes these proteins:
- a CDS encoding P-II family nitrogen regulator, with the protein MKKVEAIIKPFKLDEVKDKLNEIGVKGITVSEVKGFGRQKGHTELYRGAEYVVDFLPKIKMEIIISDTQVEDVINTIMQAAQTGRIGDGKIFVTDLQDIVRIRTGERGEEAI; encoded by the coding sequence ATGAAAAAGGTTGAGGCAATCATTAAGCCGTTTAAATTGGATGAAGTAAAAGATAAATTGAATGAGATTGGGGTTAAAGGAATAACTGTAAGCGAAGTAAAAGGTTTTGGTAGGCAAAAAGGTCATACAGAACTTTATCGTGGTGCGGAGTATGTGGTAGATTTTCTTCCTAAAATCAAGATGGAGATCATTATTAGCGATACCCAGGTGGAAGATGTGATCAATACCATCATGCAGGCAGCTCAAACTGGAAGAATTGGTGATGGGAAAATATTTGTAACAGATCTTCAGGATATTGTACGTATTCGTACGGGAGAACGTGGAGAAGAGGCTATTTGA